The following coding sequences lie in one Microbacterium sp. XT11 genomic window:
- a CDS encoding hotdog fold thioesterase has protein sequence MSDVAMSEGLEWATARGMGALAEKMGMRFTEFSLERCVATMPVEGNTQPVGLMHGGAYVVLGESLGSMAANLHAGPGRLAVGVDINATHTRSATSGFVTGVCTPVHLGRSITVHEIVVTDDQGRRCSTIRITNMIKDLPQDA, from the coding sequence ATGAGCGACGTCGCGATGAGCGAAGGACTCGAATGGGCGACGGCCCGCGGAATGGGTGCCCTCGCCGAGAAGATGGGCATGCGATTCACCGAGTTCAGCCTCGAGCGCTGCGTGGCGACCATGCCCGTCGAAGGCAACACCCAGCCCGTCGGCCTGATGCACGGAGGCGCCTATGTCGTGCTTGGCGAGTCGCTCGGCTCCATGGCAGCCAATCTCCACGCCGGGCCTGGACGGCTCGCGGTCGGGGTGGACATCAACGCGACGCACACGCGGTCGGCGACCTCCGGCTTCGTGACCGGAGTCTGCACACCTGTGCATCTCGGTCGCAGCATCACGGTGCACGAGATCGTGGTGACCGATGATCAGGGCCGGCGATGCTCGACGATCCGCATCACCAACATGATCAAGGATCTCCCTCAGGACGCCTGA
- a CDS encoding ANTAR domain-containing response regulator → MTEQEQAEPTASAPRRVVVAEDESLIRLDIVEILRDNGFDVVGEAGDGETAVALATELRPDLVIMDVKMPQLDGISAAEKLHKGNIAPVVLLTAFSQKELVERASEAGALAYVVKPFTPNDLLPAIEIALARHEQIITLEAEVADMVERFETRKLVDRAKGLLNEKMGLSEPEAFRWIQKASMDRRLTMQDVAKAIIEQLAPKK, encoded by the coding sequence GTGACCGAGCAAGAACAGGCTGAGCCCACGGCATCCGCACCCCGACGCGTCGTCGTCGCAGAAGACGAGTCGCTGATCCGTCTCGACATCGTCGAGATCCTCCGCGACAACGGCTTCGATGTGGTCGGCGAGGCAGGTGACGGCGAGACTGCCGTCGCGCTCGCGACCGAACTGCGTCCCGACCTCGTCATCATGGACGTGAAGATGCCTCAGCTCGACGGCATCAGCGCCGCTGAGAAACTGCACAAGGGCAACATCGCTCCGGTCGTCCTGCTCACCGCATTCAGCCAGAAGGAGCTGGTCGAGCGGGCGAGCGAGGCCGGCGCCCTCGCATACGTCGTCAAGCCCTTCACGCCCAACGACCTCCTCCCCGCGATCGAGATCGCGCTGGCGCGGCACGAGCAGATCATCACGCTCGAGGCCGAGGTCGCCGACATGGTCGAGCGCTTCGAGACCCGCAAGCTCGTCGACCGCGCGAAGGGTCTGCTGAACGAGAAGATGGGGCTCAGCGAGCCCGAGGCGTTCCGCTGGATCCAGAAGGCGTCGATGGACCGCCGCCTCACGATGCAGGACGTCGCCAAGGCGATCATCGAGCAGCTCGCGCCCAAGAAGTAG